A genomic stretch from Edaphobacter aggregans includes:
- a CDS encoding Hpt domain-containing protein, whose translation MSENQPRKQTNSPSEDFSEGIDDLLADLWQRHLPTLRERLDLLARTAAEATTGTLNEITRAEGQSIAHKLSGNLGMFGHHKAGDLASQIEHIFKAPTPETLPLLAGLTRNLRETLAANL comes from the coding sequence ATGTCCGAGAACCAACCCAGAAAACAGACCAATAGCCCGTCCGAAGATTTCAGCGAAGGGATCGACGATCTCCTCGCAGACCTTTGGCAACGTCATCTCCCCACCCTTCGGGAACGCCTCGATCTCCTCGCCCGCACCGCTGCCGAAGCCACAACAGGCACTCTCAACGAAATCACCCGCGCCGAAGGCCAGTCAATCGCACACAAACTCTCCGGCAACCTTGGCATGTTCGGCCACCACAAGGCTGGAGACCTCGCCAGTCAGATCGAGCACATCTTCAAGGCCCCCACACCCGAGACGCTCCCTCTCCTTGCCGGCCTCACCCGAAATCTGCGCGAAACCCTCGCCGCCAACCTCTGA
- a CDS encoding glycoside hydrolase family 88 protein — protein MRLFAASVVMGCAVAQGLWAQDASSAKMAESVIKEWPAGVVTTENHPGEWAYEEGVLLDGMAAQWHATANGDDFRYIKAAVDKYVAEDGTIKGYKADGHTLDDIEMGRAVLLVYRVTQQPKYYKAAKFLHEQLAAQPRTASGGYWHKQIYPNQMWLDGAYMAEPFRAAYAATFQEPGDFDDIAKQLLLMDTKMRDPKTGLLLHGWDESKQMPWADKTTGLSPEVWARAMGWYAMALVDVLDWFPKDHPKRAELVAALNRTATAAVAYQDKKTGLWWQVMDKGGKPGNYTEGSASSMFVYALAKGVRMGYLPQSYEANARRGWEGIQKAFVSTGPDGLMVLNGTVKVGGLGGTPYRSGTFDYYVGEKTIANDAKGIGAFMLAGSEMAQASTEALGQGKTVLVDAWFNSQTRKNAAGQPELFHYKWDDDANSGFAFYGRAFQRYGVKLATETTAPIAADLKKAQIFVLASPDIPAKNPNPHYMDKASGDAIEAWVKAGGVLILMQNDVTNSEFEHFNTMSERFGIHFNPVLRNTVENNTWSQATVMVPAGTGMFEHPHKAYLKEISTITVSGPAKAILTDKGDVLMAVSKMGKGTVFAVVDPWVYNEYVDRRNKLPLDYDGFDAAIDLAGWAVRQAK, from the coding sequence ATGCGGTTGTTTGCGGCTTCGGTTGTGATGGGTTGTGCGGTGGCGCAGGGTTTGTGGGCTCAGGATGCAAGTTCGGCGAAGATGGCGGAGTCAGTGATCAAGGAGTGGCCTGCGGGGGTTGTGACGACTGAGAATCATCCGGGCGAGTGGGCGTATGAGGAGGGTGTGCTTCTGGATGGGATGGCAGCTCAGTGGCACGCTACCGCGAATGGTGATGACTTTCGCTACATCAAGGCAGCGGTGGATAAGTATGTCGCCGAGGATGGAACGATTAAGGGCTATAAGGCTGACGGGCATACGCTGGACGACATTGAAATGGGCCGAGCGGTGTTGCTGGTGTATCGGGTGACGCAACAGCCGAAGTACTACAAGGCGGCGAAGTTTTTGCATGAGCAGCTTGCTGCGCAGCCGAGGACGGCGAGTGGTGGGTACTGGCATAAGCAGATCTATCCGAACCAGATGTGGCTGGATGGGGCTTATATGGCGGAGCCTTTTCGCGCGGCGTATGCGGCTACGTTTCAGGAGCCGGGGGATTTTGACGATATTGCGAAGCAGCTGCTGTTGATGGATACGAAGATGCGCGATCCGAAGACGGGTTTGCTGCTGCATGGGTGGGATGAGTCGAAGCAGATGCCGTGGGCGGATAAGACGACGGGGTTGTCGCCGGAGGTTTGGGCGCGGGCGATGGGGTGGTATGCCATGGCGCTGGTGGATGTGTTGGATTGGTTTCCGAAGGATCATCCGAAGCGGGCAGAGTTGGTGGCTGCGTTGAATAGGACGGCGACGGCGGCGGTGGCTTATCAGGATAAGAAGACGGGTTTGTGGTGGCAGGTGATGGATAAGGGCGGGAAGCCGGGGAATTATACGGAGGGTTCGGCTAGCTCGATGTTTGTGTATGCGCTGGCGAAGGGGGTGCGGATGGGGTATCTGCCGCAGAGCTATGAGGCAAATGCTCGGCGCGGATGGGAGGGGATTCAGAAGGCGTTTGTTTCGACTGGGCCTGATGGCTTGATGGTGCTGAATGGGACGGTGAAGGTTGGTGGGCTGGGTGGGACGCCTTATCGTTCGGGGACGTTTGACTACTATGTTGGCGAGAAGACGATTGCGAACGATGCGAAGGGCATCGGAGCTTTTATGCTGGCGGGGTCGGAGATGGCGCAGGCTTCGACTGAGGCGTTGGGGCAGGGAAAGACGGTGCTGGTAGATGCTTGGTTCAACTCGCAGACGCGGAAGAATGCTGCGGGGCAGCCGGAGCTGTTTCATTACAAGTGGGATGATGATGCGAATTCGGGCTTCGCGTTTTATGGGCGGGCGTTTCAGCGGTATGGCGTGAAGCTGGCTACAGAGACGACTGCGCCCATAGCGGCTGATTTGAAGAAGGCGCAGATTTTTGTGCTGGCTTCGCCAGATATTCCGGCGAAAAATCCAAATCCGCATTACATGGATAAGGCCAGTGGGGACGCGATTGAGGCCTGGGTGAAGGCGGGCGGCGTGCTGATCCTGATGCAGAACGATGTAACGAACTCAGAGTTCGAGCACTTCAACACGATGAGTGAGCGGTTCGGGATTCACTTCAATCCGGTGCTTCGCAATACGGTGGAGAACAATACGTGGTCGCAGGCGACGGTGATGGTTCCTGCGGGAACGGGCATGTTTGAACATCCTCATAAGGCTTATTTGAAGGAGATTTCTACGATTACGGTTTCGGGTCCGGCGAAGGCTATCTTGACCGATAAGGGCGATGTGCTGATGGCGGTTTCGAAGATGGGGAAGGGGACTGTGTTTGCCGTGGTCGATCCGTGGGTCTACAACGAATATGTGGATCGGCGGAATAAGCTGCCGTTGGATTATGACGGGTTTGACGCGGCGATCGATCTGGCTGGGTGGGCGGTGCGGCAGGCTAAGTGA
- a CDS encoding DNRLRE domain-containing protein: MGRLMGLVKGGLPPWLGVAALLVATVGQARAVEATLVADAHVNQALPAVNSGTISNLNVGGGYTALLQFDLGTLPPGTTASQVSRAVLRLFCNRMDTAGLVSVQPLGGAWGEYSVTYSTLPSLGSASQVFSVGQAGAYVTVDVTSLVQGWITTPATNFGVALTAATAVVQFDSKENDLTGHAAELDVVLATAGATGATGPQGPQGVAGPAGPQGIQGVQGAKGDTGVAGPMGPAGPAANGSGLGYRGTYDSTANYAVNDMVVFQGSSYISLTAGNLGNTPGLNPLQWGLVAQAGVGTTGAQGATGPQGPPGLTGPQGPVGATGATGAAGAAGASGSPGLVYQGVYSSVTNYALGDVVLWQGASYASLSAGNHGNTPDASPAWWGVLTAQGPVGPQGLKGVAGAQGPQGLQGAVGPPGEQGPQGVQGVPGQAGAQGLTGATGPQGLQGPMGPQGVAGPVGLSFKGAYSSTTNYALADGVMYGGAGYVSLVDGNHGNTPDQSPGQWAMFAAAGATGPAGPQGLAGPQGLQGVTGPQGATGATGATGATGPQGPAVANYTGNYDSATNYGLHDAVSYGGSTYVSLGSGNVGNTPGLSPAYWTVLAAQGPQGPAGPAGAAGPQGPVGATGATGATGPQGPPVSFMGTWVAGQTYAVGAAVGYGGTSYVALVGNVGREPDLSPAYWGVLAQTGASGAAGAAGPMGPQGPAGTVGMSYKGAWVASVGYVANDAVVFGGTTYLALGTSLESEPDVSPAVWGVLAQAGSAGATGPAGAAAAVSVGTVTTGAAGTQASVTNSGTASAAVLNFTIPQGAPGANGTGGGGGGGTSGIPFASMYHAVSFNSVYYSVNNTGSALTEGTAELTWVPAGCVATKLVVFSQQTNAISVMLRQGTPGAMADTGLGCSAASGGMCTATGSVAVAAGNFVDLSISGASGTAAGVWTALACD; the protein is encoded by the coding sequence TTGGGACGTTTGATGGGGCTGGTCAAGGGGGGATTGCCGCCGTGGTTAGGGGTGGCGGCGTTGCTGGTGGCGACGGTTGGGCAGGCTCGTGCCGTCGAGGCGACGCTGGTGGCGGATGCCCATGTGAATCAGGCTCTGCCAGCGGTGAATAGTGGGACGATTTCGAATTTGAATGTAGGTGGTGGGTATACTGCTCTGCTGCAGTTTGACTTGGGTACACTGCCGCCAGGGACTACGGCTTCGCAGGTGTCGAGGGCGGTGCTGCGGCTGTTTTGCAACCGGATGGATACGGCGGGACTGGTGAGTGTTCAGCCGCTGGGGGGAGCTTGGGGGGAGTATAGCGTGACGTATTCAACGCTGCCTTCCCTGGGGAGTGCTTCACAGGTGTTTTCGGTGGGCCAGGCTGGGGCGTATGTGACGGTGGATGTCACGTCGTTGGTGCAGGGGTGGATTACGACTCCGGCGACCAATTTTGGGGTGGCGCTGACGGCGGCTACGGCAGTGGTGCAATTCGACAGCAAGGAGAATGACCTGACGGGCCATGCGGCTGAGTTGGATGTGGTGCTGGCTACGGCTGGGGCTACGGGCGCCACGGGGCCTCAAGGGCCACAGGGTGTGGCGGGACCGGCGGGGCCGCAGGGGATTCAGGGGGTTCAGGGGGCGAAGGGTGATACGGGGGTTGCGGGGCCGATGGGACCGGCTGGGCCTGCGGCGAATGGCTCGGGGCTGGGGTATCGGGGAACGTATGACTCGACGGCGAATTACGCGGTGAACGATATGGTGGTGTTTCAGGGGTCGAGCTATATCTCGCTGACGGCTGGGAATTTGGGGAATACGCCGGGGCTTAATCCGCTGCAGTGGGGGTTGGTGGCGCAGGCAGGGGTGGGGACTACGGGGGCGCAGGGAGCAACGGGGCCGCAAGGGCCTCCGGGGTTGACGGGGCCTCAGGGGCCGGTTGGGGCTACGGGGGCGACGGGTGCTGCTGGGGCTGCGGGCGCGTCGGGGAGTCCGGGGTTGGTGTATCAGGGGGTGTATTCGTCGGTGACGAACTATGCGCTGGGGGATGTAGTGCTTTGGCAGGGGGCTAGTTATGCGTCGTTGAGCGCGGGGAATCACGGGAATACTCCGGATGCGAGTCCGGCGTGGTGGGGTGTGCTGACGGCGCAGGGACCGGTTGGGCCTCAGGGGCTAAAGGGCGTGGCGGGGGCACAGGGGCCTCAGGGGTTGCAGGGGGCGGTGGGACCTCCGGGGGAGCAGGGGCCGCAAGGGGTGCAGGGCGTTCCGGGGCAGGCGGGGGCTCAGGGGTTGACTGGGGCGACGGGGCCGCAGGGGCTTCAGGGGCCGATGGGGCCTCAGGGTGTGGCGGGGCCAGTTGGGCTGTCGTTTAAGGGGGCGTACTCTTCGACAACGAACTATGCTCTGGCCGATGGCGTGATGTATGGCGGTGCAGGGTATGTTTCGCTGGTGGATGGGAATCATGGGAATACGCCGGATCAGAGTCCGGGGCAGTGGGCTATGTTTGCGGCGGCGGGTGCGACAGGGCCGGCTGGGCCTCAGGGATTGGCCGGGCCGCAGGGTTTGCAGGGGGTGACGGGGCCGCAGGGTGCTACGGGGGCTACGGGTGCGACTGGAGCTACTGGGCCTCAGGGGCCTGCGGTGGCGAACTACACGGGGAACTATGATTCGGCGACGAACTATGGGCTGCATGATGCGGTGAGCTATGGTGGGTCGACGTATGTTTCGTTGGGGTCGGGGAATGTGGGGAATACGCCGGGGCTGAGTCCGGCGTATTGGACGGTGCTGGCGGCCCAGGGGCCTCAAGGGCCTGCTGGGCCGGCGGGTGCTGCGGGGCCTCAGGGGCCGGTGGGGGCTACTGGTGCCACGGGCGCGACTGGGCCGCAAGGGCCTCCGGTGAGTTTTATGGGGACGTGGGTGGCTGGGCAGACCTACGCGGTTGGCGCTGCGGTTGGGTATGGCGGGACGAGCTATGTTGCGTTGGTGGGGAATGTGGGGAGAGAGCCGGATTTGAGTCCGGCGTACTGGGGGGTGCTGGCGCAGACAGGCGCTTCGGGGGCCGCGGGTGCGGCTGGGCCGATGGGGCCTCAGGGGCCGGCTGGGACGGTGGGGATGAGCTATAAGGGTGCGTGGGTGGCGAGTGTGGGGTATGTGGCTAATGATGCGGTGGTGTTTGGGGGAACGACTTATCTGGCGTTGGGGACGAGTCTGGAGTCGGAGCCGGATGTTTCGCCTGCGGTTTGGGGGGTCCTGGCTCAGGCGGGGAGTGCAGGGGCTACGGGGCCGGCGGGGGCTGCTGCTGCGGTGAGTGTCGGGACGGTGACGACGGGGGCGGCGGGGACGCAGGCTTCGGTGACGAACAGTGGGACGGCGAGTGCTGCGGTGCTGAATTTTACGATTCCGCAGGGTGCTCCTGGAGCAAATGGGACGGGTGGTGGCGGAGGTGGGGGGACGAGCGGGATTCCGTTTGCTTCGATGTACCACGCGGTTTCGTTTAATTCGGTCTACTACTCAGTGAACAATACGGGGTCGGCGTTGACGGAGGGGACGGCGGAGCTTACGTGGGTTCCGGCGGGGTGTGTAGCCACGAAGCTGGTGGTGTTTTCGCAGCAGACGAATGCTATTAGCGTGATGCTGCGGCAGGGGACGCCGGGAGCGATGGCGGATACGGGGTTGGGCTGCTCGGCGGCTTCGGGTGGGATGTGTACGGCTACGGGGAGTGTGGCGGTGGCGGCGGGAAACTTTGTGGACCTGAGTATCAGTGGGGCGAGTGGGACGGCGGCTGGGGTGTGGACGGCTTTGGCTTGCGATTGA
- the pgm gene encoding phosphoglucomutase (alpha-D-glucose-1,6-bisphosphate-dependent), whose amino-acid sequence MSATPTNQPGQLPFPETLVDIPRLITAFYSLHPDAAVPAQRVSFGTSGHRGSSFDASFNDDHIAAITQAIVEYRATQHTLGPLFLAKDTHALSEPAFTTALEVLAANDIETIIDEHLGYTPTPALSHAILTRNQNSKLHRADGIVITPSHNPPEDGGFKYNPPTGGPADTSATKWIENRANELIAAGLKGVKRISYFRALSADKTYRHDYITAYVDDLANVIDFDVLKGTDLKLAVDPLGGAGVHYWPRIAERYKLPIEILNRHVDPTFRFMTCDWDGRIRMDCSSPYAMASMIANKNKYDVAFAADTDHDRHGIVTSTTGLLNPNHYLAVCIQYLFTHRPEWKSSVGIGKTLVSSSIIDRVAKGLNRPLLEVPVGFKWFVDGLLDGSLGFVGEESAGATFLRRNGQVWTTDKDGLIPGLLAAEMTARTSKDPGDIYRELTAKYGAPTYQRIDAAATKEQKAKLAKLSPSQVTAKELAGEPITAILTEAPGNHAPIGGLKVTTENGWFAARPSGTEDVYKIYAESFKGATHLKQIQTEAQHLVTAAIA is encoded by the coding sequence ATGAGCGCCACCCCAACCAACCAGCCCGGCCAACTCCCCTTCCCCGAAACCCTCGTCGACATCCCACGCCTCATCACCGCCTTCTACTCCCTCCACCCCGACGCCGCCGTCCCCGCCCAGCGCGTTTCCTTCGGCACCTCCGGCCACCGCGGCTCCTCCTTTGACGCCTCCTTCAACGACGACCACATCGCCGCCATCACCCAGGCCATCGTCGAATACCGCGCCACCCAGCACACCCTCGGCCCCCTCTTCCTCGCCAAAGACACCCACGCTCTCTCCGAGCCCGCCTTCACCACCGCACTCGAGGTCCTCGCCGCCAACGACATCGAGACCATCATCGACGAACACCTCGGCTACACCCCCACCCCCGCCCTCTCCCACGCCATCCTCACGCGCAACCAAAACTCCAAACTCCACCGAGCCGACGGCATCGTCATCACCCCCTCCCACAACCCTCCCGAAGACGGCGGCTTCAAATACAACCCACCCACCGGCGGCCCCGCCGACACCTCCGCTACCAAGTGGATCGAAAACCGCGCCAACGAACTCATCGCCGCCGGCCTCAAAGGCGTCAAGCGCATCTCTTACTTCCGCGCCCTCTCCGCCGACAAGACCTACCGTCACGACTACATCACCGCCTACGTCGACGACCTCGCAAACGTCATCGACTTCGACGTCCTCAAAGGCACCGACCTCAAGTTAGCCGTCGATCCACTCGGAGGAGCCGGAGTCCACTACTGGCCTCGTATCGCCGAAAGGTACAAGCTCCCCATAGAAATCCTCAACCGCCACGTCGATCCCACCTTCCGCTTCATGACCTGCGACTGGGACGGCCGCATCCGCATGGACTGCTCCAGCCCCTACGCCATGGCCAGCATGATCGCCAACAAGAACAAATACGACGTAGCCTTCGCCGCCGACACCGACCACGACCGCCACGGCATCGTCACCAGCACCACCGGCCTCCTCAACCCCAACCACTATCTCGCCGTCTGCATCCAGTACCTCTTCACACACAGACCGGAATGGAAGAGCAGTGTCGGCATCGGCAAAACCCTCGTCTCCTCCAGCATCATCGACCGCGTGGCCAAAGGCCTCAACCGCCCCCTACTCGAAGTCCCAGTAGGCTTCAAGTGGTTCGTCGACGGCCTCCTCGACGGCAGTCTCGGCTTCGTGGGCGAAGAATCCGCCGGAGCTACCTTTCTCCGCCGCAACGGCCAAGTCTGGACCACCGACAAGGACGGCCTCATCCCCGGCCTCCTCGCCGCCGAGATGACCGCCCGCACCAGCAAAGACCCCGGTGACATCTACCGCGAACTCACCGCAAAATACGGCGCCCCCACCTACCAGCGCATCGACGCAGCAGCCACCAAGGAGCAGAAGGCCAAACTAGCCAAACTCTCCCCATCACAAGTCACCGCAAAAGAGCTCGCCGGAGAGCCCATCACCGCCATCCTCACCGAAGCACCCGGCAACCACGCCCCCATCGGCGGCCTCAAGGTCACAACCGAGAACGGCTGGTTCGCCGCCCGTCCCTCCGGTACCGAAGACGTCTACAAGATCTACGCCGAATCCTTCAAGGGCGCCACCCACCTCAAGCAAATCCAAACGGAGGCCCAGCACCTGGTCACCGCCGCCATCGCCTGA
- a CDS encoding TonB-dependent receptor, translating into MPAYFHTAIALIGYMLAGGVIQAASFVGERTVRVCVRDQQGLAIVGAQIQPVSESSKSMTSDGSGCANLEIEADVEGKVRVTRQGFGGVTQAIGDAPELDIVMALAANQENVEVTAARVPLALDASASSVRTMSQEQLREAPGFVLDDRLRQVAGFQLFRRTSSWVANPTSQGTTLRGLGSTAASRTLVLSDQVPLNDAFGGWIHWNEIPQLAVRDVALMRGGASDLYGSSAIGGVIDVLPVKPEGLNYAVDAAGANEATSIVNGLIAGGERGWSGLGAATFFRTDGYILTAPEVRGPVDVPSNVHSQSGRMEFRRDVGGDGNVFLRGNLLNEARSNGTPLQTNATRIWRYVGGGDWSPVDVGRLMLRLYGTNQNYRQSFSSVAAGRASEKLTNLQQVPSQQMGGAVQWARSYRALTVVAGSDVLDTRATDNETGVTNGVLKPTVSTSARQRGTGIYGEALWQPSSWSIALSSRVDWFDTFDARQVGGGPSKTLPDIQEMVFDPRLGVVKQLGHGLSLTGSAFRAFRGPTMNELYRTGQVGQQITFPNASLRTERATGFEFGGLVNVRHLGSVRSSYFWTEVNRPVSTVTLSSTPTSQTLMRENLGQLVSKGVTTEVEMHPVSFLMVTAGYQYANSTVTQFQADPTLVGKWTPQVPRNSASLQARLEKSRVGTMSVALRMSGRQYDDSANQFELDGFVQVDVYAEHSFGQRFRVYGSVQNLANQQVQAGRTPLLTLGAPRIVLGGLRFTR; encoded by the coding sequence TACAGCGATTGCGCTTATTGGCTACATGCTCGCGGGTGGCGTCATACAGGCGGCGTCTTTTGTGGGTGAGCGGACAGTGCGAGTCTGCGTCAGGGATCAGCAAGGGCTGGCCATCGTTGGGGCACAGATTCAGCCAGTTTCGGAATCATCGAAGAGTATGACCAGCGATGGATCGGGATGCGCAAACTTGGAGATAGAGGCTGATGTAGAGGGCAAAGTGCGGGTGACGCGGCAAGGATTCGGCGGTGTTACTCAGGCAATAGGTGATGCGCCGGAACTTGATATCGTGATGGCGCTTGCAGCCAATCAGGAAAATGTGGAAGTGACGGCTGCGCGCGTTCCGCTGGCGCTAGATGCGAGTGCGAGCAGTGTAAGGACGATGTCGCAGGAGCAGCTGCGAGAGGCTCCGGGGTTTGTGTTGGATGACCGGTTGCGGCAGGTTGCGGGATTTCAGTTGTTTCGGAGGACGAGTTCGTGGGTTGCGAATCCGACATCGCAGGGGACGACACTGCGGGGGCTTGGGTCGACGGCTGCGAGTAGGACGCTGGTGTTGAGTGATCAGGTGCCGCTGAACGATGCCTTTGGTGGGTGGATTCATTGGAATGAAATTCCGCAACTGGCGGTGCGGGATGTCGCGCTGATGCGAGGAGGGGCTTCGGATCTTTATGGGTCGAGTGCGATTGGGGGCGTGATCGATGTGTTGCCGGTGAAGCCGGAAGGGCTCAATTATGCCGTGGATGCGGCGGGCGCCAACGAGGCAACGTCGATTGTGAATGGCTTGATTGCAGGTGGAGAGCGCGGCTGGAGCGGTCTTGGTGCGGCTACATTCTTTCGAACGGATGGATATATTTTGACGGCTCCAGAGGTGCGGGGACCGGTGGATGTGCCGTCGAATGTCCACTCGCAGAGCGGGAGGATGGAGTTTCGCCGGGATGTTGGAGGCGATGGTAATGTGTTTCTGCGTGGCAACTTGTTGAATGAGGCTCGAAGTAATGGGACGCCGTTGCAGACGAATGCTACGCGGATTTGGCGGTATGTGGGTGGGGGGGATTGGTCGCCGGTGGATGTTGGGCGGCTGATGTTGCGGCTGTATGGGACAAACCAGAACTATCGGCAGAGCTTTTCGTCGGTTGCGGCGGGGCGGGCTTCGGAGAAGCTTACGAATCTGCAGCAGGTTCCTTCGCAGCAGATGGGTGGAGCGGTGCAGTGGGCTCGGAGTTATCGGGCGCTGACTGTGGTTGCTGGTAGCGATGTGCTGGATACTCGGGCGACCGACAACGAGACCGGGGTGACGAATGGAGTGTTGAAGCCTACGGTGAGTACGAGCGCTCGGCAGCGCGGGACCGGAATTTATGGTGAGGCGCTTTGGCAGCCTTCGAGTTGGTCGATTGCGTTGTCGTCGCGGGTGGATTGGTTTGACACCTTCGATGCGCGGCAGGTTGGGGGTGGGCCGTCGAAGACGCTGCCGGATATTCAGGAGATGGTGTTCGATCCTCGGCTGGGTGTGGTGAAACAGCTTGGACATGGGTTGTCGCTGACTGGCTCGGCGTTTCGGGCGTTTCGTGGGCCGACTATGAATGAGCTTTACCGGACGGGGCAGGTGGGCCAGCAGATTACCTTTCCGAATGCCAGTTTGCGGACGGAGCGGGCTACGGGGTTTGAGTTTGGTGGACTGGTGAATGTGCGGCATCTGGGTTCGGTTCGGTCGAGCTACTTCTGGACGGAGGTGAATCGTCCGGTGTCTACGGTGACTTTGAGCTCGACGCCGACGAGTCAGACGCTAATGCGGGAGAATCTGGGGCAGCTGGTGAGCAAGGGCGTCACGACTGAAGTGGAGATGCATCCGGTTTCGTTTTTGATGGTGACGGCGGGGTATCAGTATGCGAACTCGACGGTGACGCAGTTCCAGGCCGACCCTACGCTGGTCGGTAAGTGGACTCCGCAGGTTCCGAGGAACAGCGCTTCTTTGCAGGCTCGGCTGGAGAAGAGCCGGGTTGGGACGATGAGTGTCGCTCTGCGGATGAGCGGCAGGCAGTATGATGACTCGGCGAATCAGTTTGAGCTGGATGGGTTCGTCCAGGTCGATGTTTATGCAGAGCACTCGTTTGGGCAGAGGTTCCGGGTTTATGGTTCGGTTCAGAATCTTGCGAACCAGCAGGTTCAGGCGGGGCGTACGCCTCTGCTTACGCTGGGCGCGCCTCGGATTGTGCTGGGTGGGTTGCGGTTTACCAGGTAA